The Dreissena polymorpha isolate Duluth1 chromosome 4, UMN_Dpol_1.0, whole genome shotgun sequence region TTCTACTTACTGGCCCTATATCACATCCTTCAGGTCACAGGGTATGATGCATTTTACTTACCGAGTGCCATTCTTTCCAGTAATAATTATGATTCTGAAGTATCAGAAAAAGGTGATTAATTGACAAATAAGCAAAGATATGTAAAACAAACGTACTATTTTCAGGATCTAATGGCCATGAACAAGTTCAATGTCTTTCACTGGCACATTGTGGACGACCAGTCATTCCCATACGAGAGCTACACATTTCCAGCAATGTGCGAAAAGGTGAATATTAAAAACTTACACTTGTCTGTGTTGCGTTTTTGCAAAGtattatgatatgatatgatatgatatgatacaTAGGTCTAATGGCAAACTTAAGCATACACGagcataattaatatataatttacaagTTACCTATATTAAACTATGTGAATATGTTTGGTAAGGagacaatatgtttttttatgtcagTTTGAATCATGTGAGAAATGTAAAGCAGGTTTTATCCCATTAACATGCATATACAATTGTTTCAGTAACTTTAAAACATTTAGCATTGAACGGACCAATTATCTCTTTTAGAGTGCCTACACAATGGAAGATATTTATTCACAAAAAGATATCGCAGATCTTATTGAGTATGCCACATTACGAGGAATTCGTATCATTCCTGAATTTGATTCACCAGGTATTGTTTTAAACTCGTTTGTTCACCGAATAGTCGGAGCAAAACGTCTCATCTAAATGTCGGCGTCCGCGTTATGCTCTGGTTAAGATAAACATGCAACATCGtcatatcgatattttcactacATGTATTACAACGAAACGTTACACATGTGTTTGGGGTCATCGTGTGAGGTCACTGATCAAGGTGCACAGCTCTGATCTGCAATTTAGGAGAGCAATGTCCCTTTTATATACTTAGACATTCGGCTGAGGTTAACGTGAAACAATTACAAATATTGAAATGCAACTTTCCATATATGTTCCGGATCAGCATGACCACTCTCTGACCAAGACCTGTAACTGTGACCAGCTTTTGAGAGTAATTTATCAGGAATATGCACGCATTTGGTATAAGAAATTCCGGTTCAGATGTACGTGCAATTCATGGAATTCACGAAACAGTGTGCATGCAAAAAGTACACATCTTTTTATCAACTACAGGTTTCAATAAAAACTGTCCATTTCATTACACTTATCATACAAGGAAGAAGAAAAAAGAAGAATTCCCACTGAGGTTGTTTAGTTCTGTTGGAGGTATTGTTGCTAAGAACAGAAACATATAATCTGAGCAATAGCTTGGTTTTGAACAGAGATATTTCTACAATTGTGTGTGGAGGTTGCATATATGCAATCGTGTcttgcaaaattaataaaatggaAATTAATCGATATATTAATGTTCAAGTATGTATGTGTGGTCAATATATTAGTTGACATACACAAATGTACTGTAATTTCAAACCGTAATGTATTCGAGCGCGCTGTCCTGAGACGGCTCtagttttatttttgtacatgtCATTTCCACGAGTTATTTTCTGTAAACATGCTTGCTGAAGTGTATCTGTAATGGACAGTTAATGGAGGATTCATACTGTCCTTTCAAACTGTTTTTGAATCTAACAGGTTTAAATGTTTGCTGCTTTAAAGCGATTTTTACAGTTACACATAGGTATTCTAATATTTGTAGTAAAGTAAATTTTATTGATAATGATTGCTGTAATTACAtcgtttattttattatatgtttattgtttgGAAATCAGATGCTATATAGACTTCAGTTTAAATTTCACCGTATACCCACTTGTCATGTGTGGCTGCCATTAAAATTTTAGACCCTTTTGTTAATGGCTTTTGATAAAAACAGGTCCAGAGAGCAATATTACACAAGAAAATAATGGCAGACTGTTTTTGTGCTTCGCTAAAAGTGATGATTTTAGGGACTggattttgacaaaataattaatCCGCACGTGAACTTTAGAAAGTTAATATTTTAGTTCATAACTGCCGTTACGTTCCTTGTAAAAAAAGGAGAACATACTTCAACTTGCGTTGCGCGTTTCCAAAAATTATATAGCTTCTTGATGTATTTGTCAAACATATTGACACGCATATGCAAttttctgttgacattttttaactttCTAGTTTTGAGACTAACGTGGAATGTTTGGGCATTCGTGTCCTGCGGACACATTTTTACCTCATCTTGGCTTTGATCAAACTTTTGTGTAACGATAAGGTCTCAGTTATTCGTCAGATATTAGTCCGACCACCATCATATTTGGCGATGCCGGTAACAACagcaaaataaaaatttgttatGGGACAGTTTTGTATGATATATAAGTCAGCTGTTAGATCTTGCCTCAGTCATTGCCTGTACCTATTTGCTCTCTAGATTCccattttattataaatgcaatGTCCAAATAATATTTCAAGAGTTGAACTTTTATTTAAACCGTAGGGTAAAATTATTGCCAGGTCTTGTACTGATTTACTCATTTACCCAGGTAAAGTAGGACTAGGTTTTACCGCCATGATATGACTTAAATAAGCATAATGTTGAATTTGACAAAGCATTTTAACGACAAACAAAAACGTTTCTAGGTCACTCTCTGTCCTGGGGTCCGCCTTTTCCCGGATTGTTGACAAAGTGTTACTCAGCCGGGAAGTGGGACGGTAGTTATGGGCCTATCGACCCGTCCTCAAACACAACATATCCCTTCCTGACCCAATTCTTCGCCGAGATCTCGCAAGTTTTTGAGGATCAGTTCATCCACCTTGGTGGGGACGAAGTTTCCTTCGACTGCTGGTAAAATTAAGTGGACataaatttaattgtaaattaacGAAAAACTGTTCATTATTATGTCCCTATCATCTCGATGCGAAATGGATATATTCTGCCTGTAATGCCATCTTATCCAGAGTACCGTAGATGGCCATTTTGTCTAGATCTAAAACCGGTAACAACAACCCCTTGCTTCTTACACAGTTTCATTTAAAACTGGCACATACTAATACGTACCTTTGGCTATGACCACACAACAATGTCCCTCTagatttaatattaaaatgtatgcacACTAATGCAATTTATATTAATGCTTTTGATATAAAATGATGCAGTCTTGAATcgcatttataaatattcagaaGATACAGTCATTTATCGCTTAACAACCAATATCGCCAATATAACCAATGCACATAGTAAAATCTTGAAATGGAACTTCATGCGCACACTAGATGAGCATACTAATGGTTTATCCTTTCATGGTTTATTTCTATGATGGTTTATCCTTTCAAGGTTTATTTCTAGGAAGAGCAATCCTGATGTGAATGCATTTATGACACGAATGGGCTTTCCTAATGACTATTCCAAGCTGGAGGAGTATTACATGACCAAGTAAGTTCGGAACTTGCAGTGGTGTATTTTCCTTGGGCACTATAACTCAGTACATatgtaacataacgcacattTGTGGcattattgaattaatataataattgaaatgtgtaccaaatttcatacaatcttaaataggcagtcTCCTAGATCAACATTTCAGTAGTCTCCGGGTATCAAACGTCAATAAGTACCgggcacgaatatttgcttaccttaGGTGTCAATCTTTGgtcaatgtattttttatgtgtccgttgcatacgtcatatttatgttACAGACACGTGACTctacaaacggccaatcagaattgcacAAGTTTAATCAACTTTACTTTGCAGACACTTGACTTAACAAACGAGCAATCAGAATCGCACAAGTTAAATCAACTTCTGTTTTTTGTTAGTAAATAGTCAGTCTTAGGAGCTCAGCCGAACATAGAAGGCGCATTATTGCTTGCTGTTGCGGGCGGGGGCCCGTTACGGGTCTTCGCACTTGAATTCgaaaaacatttgaaaacgtgCTGTGTTaagaagcagaaataaaacgcacaGAAATCAGAATTGGCTTTTTCTACGTGTATCGTGTATCGATGATTATGTGACGCAAATTTTGTTACCAAATATGTAAATTTGTAATTATTGGTAGTAAAAAGGTAATATTTAAGCAatactattttatatatattatattgactaAAATGTTGTGTGAAGACCTTATCCTTGATCATTACGTTTGGGTTATGTTTGTGCACTTTAAACACGAGCAATCATGGTTTTTGTCCTTACACGAAAGCAAAGGTATCACATGGTTATTTACAATTTATCATCAAGTGTTTTCTCAGATCCTAGATTAAGCATcataaaatattacattcaatCAGCCCAACGCAATTCTTTTTTATGTTTGGTTAACGAGAATTGTAGGTGCAGATTTGGCAATAGAAAGatgaaatacaaatacatatacaattaaaactgtccaaatattatttctaaaatttgatttgataatcttaaagggactttttcacagaaaTTGGCATGTTTCGAAATttgtaaattttttttataaattgataattgtgaacatctGAACTAAAATCTCCAGTGAAAAACAATAAGACgatttaagaaatatttttttatccacACCTGGGCTCGAACGTCTGATCCTTGGAGTAGAAAGCTCTTAAACAACTCGATCACCCGTGCTTTTATagttaatgatgtattttatacgttttatATGCACTCCAAGTAGTGTCTGAATATAACgataaaaacagaactctccaaactattTACTCGTTTctcgtttgtaacgctttataaattttaggttttgaaatcgtctAAAGATGCACATTATTGGTAATTTTGGGCATGAGACATGTTCAGTATAATTGTTTCCTTTGTTTTCTCGCAAATAACATGAATCAagcgaaaatttgcaaatctgaaacatttctttttcaaatttgtcattttaccaaacctTGAACAGGTTCCTTTAAAATGCAacggcatttttttaaattttacaaagcAAATGACTTTCCTGTTAAATGGACACAAACAACTTTATCAACATACTTGTTGAAATAGTATGTTATACAATGATCTTATTATATTATCGTTATTGCTTTAATTGCCATTTGCATAAATGcaaatgataacattttaaagCAGTCCAAGATCACAAACCTTcacaaatataaattgtatacagACATTATCTATAAGAGTAGCCTTCACATTTACAACGAAGTTTgtagagttataaataatcatgtGGCAAATGGCCGATGACTCCTTAAGTGTTTAATGGATGCGTTCATGTTCTGTGAATATGTAGGAATAACGAAACTTTGTCACATTGATCACAAGAGAAAATCCTTAATCACTTGTCTTTATGTAAGTTACAAATTGCCAATATAATACTGGACCATTCATATGAAACAATTTACAACAGAAAAAAATGATTAAAGCTGGGGTAATCGAGTTGGAAGAGCCAAAGCAAATTAATAGAGACTCTAACCCGGTTCAATGACACGCCGAACTTCGCGCTTATAACACACAACAATAATGCCAGCGGAAAAGCAAAGAGCATTAAAGAAAATCGAGGTTGGGCTATAACGGTTAGATTGTTAGTTGCTAATCCTTTAGGTGTTTTGTTTATAGGTTGCACACGATTGTCGACTCTGTAAAGCGCAACTCTATCATCTGGCAGGAGGTGTTCGATAATAATGTCACAGTAAGTACCATAACACACTTTTCTGCATGTACCGATACGACAAACACTCAACTGCTTAAGGTTGTAGCTACTTAATAACCACGTACGTTGTATTTAATGCGTTCCAATTATAGCTGACTATCCATtgtgtgttgttttcattaaaaatcggGTCCGGTTATCTGCCctatttccaatggaaaaaagtatatagatttattttttattagatcGCAATATTTTGTTAATCTCCCTCCCATCCATATTAGTTCAAccgtagtaaatataatactgaaaaaacTTGTATTCTCAtctttgaagcattttttagcaaaacaacaacaacacttaatttcccaattttagtcaaaacgccgcaaattttcccaattaaaagggaccctgccccattatcaaaatggtgaaaaaaaaacacactgttatCACTAATTAATTGTTTGTGAACATGTGCAGATCTTTTGTTTTTACCGAGTGATAAAAATTAGTTGACCTCTTTGTCAATCAGATATTTTCTTGAACAAAAGAAAACGTTCATAAAACGTGCAATCACactgtatataaataatattttatacagTCATGTGCAAATAACACCATGGTAATGTCAAAAGGGAAGGGGacaacgacaacgggcgagggaTGGTATTGtaataacccagggttatcttcCCTATACCAGGCATCggtcgttgtcgttgtccgcttcccatgTCAAGATGCTTGTTAATTCAAGAGTTTCATGTCGGTACGCTGTTTGTGTTGAGGTAATTTATTTCCATGTTTACTTTTTTACACGTGTTACGATTGTTACATTTTCACCGCTCACCGAATAGAATCAACGTTAAGATTATAAATAACGTGCGGGTTTTGACACGTACTTCGATTTATAAATGTACGATATGTTATTTATGTTCGATAAAATGT contains the following coding sequences:
- the LOC127877112 gene encoding beta-hexosaminidase subunit beta-like isoform X2, with translation MAMNKFNVFHWHIVDDQSFPYESYTFPAMCEKSAYTMEDIYSQKDIADLIEYATLRGIRIIPEFDSPGHSLSWGPPFPGLLTKCYSAGKWDGSYGPIDPSSNTTYPFLTQFFAEISQVFEDQFIHLGGDEVSFDCWKSNPDVNAFMTRMGFPNDYSKLEEYYMTKLHTIVDSVKRNSIIWQEVFDNNVTVAANTWVEVWKGDYQKEMAAVTARGYKALLASPWYLDLISYGRDWLKYYLADPQDFNGTQAQYDLVMGGEACLWGEYVDDTNVLSRLWPRASPVAERLWSPIGTVDIQSAEMRLDEHRCRMVKRGYPAQPFNGPGFCPEEFVDK